Proteins from a single region of Strix aluco isolate bStrAlu1 chromosome 5, bStrAlu1.hap1, whole genome shotgun sequence:
- the STRA8 gene encoding stimulated by retinoic acid gene 8 protein homolog has protein sequence METAGDCRKTDARVSPNPLTHLQEVEPCVAKRRLSQACHRATLARLLGSLRGAVLSQSDTSASKYQVLRKTKKSIQKLERTLGSLLKMKESFSLEDGNPSSLEEVREEYVKRHFSNHSTASASEAVSESDSTIWYLIEECEKQTLEEDGKPELVQPSDTSSPDLVEFDRYLYFYKHTVDLLIEHGIVCTEEVPLPEVSTTISHLWQELSEERRDSILQYCSQRDLLMDPKAACQEPACTQGSVRDSRGNSEEARGSSVSTPDEVMFEDAFDVAAGFLDRSETQGMTSQSSAFASCASKNPEDHHRLYLQITDFLKCLFFANTQFCQEEDLQFDYETVMLRCTETFDDEDF, from the exons ATGGAGACAGCTGGAGACTGTAGGAAGACAGATGCGAGAGTGAGTCCCAATCCCCTGACACACCTGCAAGAGGTAGAACCCTGTGTGGCAAAGCGGCGCTTGTCACAGGCATGCCACCGGGCTACACTGGCAAGACTCTTAGGCAGCTTGCGGGGAGCTGTTTTATCCCAGTCAGACACCTCGGCCTCAAAG TATCAGGTTTTGCGTAAGACTAAGAAATCTATCCAGAAGCTGGAGCGAACCTTGGGTTCTTTGCTGAAGATGAAAG AGTCCTTCAGTCTGGAGGATGGAAACCCGTCCAGCTTAGAGGAAGTCAGGGAGGAATATGTCAAGAGGCACTTCAGCAATCACAG CACTGCATCAGCCTCGGAAGCTGTGAGTGAGAGTGACTCTACCATCTGGTATTTGATagaagaatgtgaaaaacaaacattGGAAGAGGATGGGAAGCCAGAATTGGTCCAGCCTTCAGACACTTCATCCCCAGATCTGGTGGAATTTGATCG ATACCTGTATTTTTATAAGCACACAGTGGACCTGCTGATAGAGCATGGAATTGTTTGCACTGAAGAGGTGCCTCTTCCTGAGGTCTCCACAACTATTTCCCACCTCTGGCAAGAGCTTTCTGAAGAAAGGAGAGACAGCATCTTGCAGTACTGTAGCCAGAGAGATTTACTTATGGATCCTAAGGCTGCTTGCCAAGAGCCTGCATGCACTCAAGGTAGTGTGAGGGACAGCCGAGGTAACAGTGAGGAAGCCCGTGGTTCCTCAGTCTCCACACCAGATGAA GTAATGTTTGAAGATGCGTTTGATGTTGCTGCTGGTTTCCTTGATAGAAGCGAGACTCAGGGAATGACTAGCCAGAG TTCAGCATTTGCAAGCTGTGCttctaaaaatccagaggatcaCCACAGACTCTATCTGCAGATCACTGACTTCTTAAAATGCCTCTTCTTTGCTAATACACAGTTTTGCCAG GAAGAAGATCTTCAGTTTGATTATGAGACTGTGATGCTGAGGTGCACTGAGACCTTCGATGATGAAGATTTCTAA